A single window of Paenibacillus sp. SYP-B4298 DNA harbors:
- a CDS encoding recombinase RecT has protein sequence MTTKQANQVAIIQKDITDDVNRSLTRLKDDGLILPPNYNASNALKSAFFKLQEVTDKAGKPALDVCTRESVANALLDMVVQGLSPAKTQCYFIVYGNKLQLNRSYFGTQAVLKRLSNIKDIWANVIYQGDVFDYEVAGGRERLVRHETKFENRDNEILGAYAVVQTIDDEKILTVMTKKEIESSWSQTKTGQAVHKKFPQEMAKRTVINRAAKAYINTSDDSDLLVDAINRSTENEYDDRIDVTPEESVRAELVENANRQPIDVTPPDAVESDPPPPEQPKQTGTGRGRKSSEVPPPINTDELELDF, from the coding sequence AGAAAGACATTACAGATGATGTCAACAGGAGTCTCACACGATTGAAGGATGATGGACTCATCCTGCCTCCTAATTACAATGCTTCAAACGCATTAAAAAGTGCGTTTTTCAAGCTTCAGGAGGTAACGGATAAAGCAGGAAAGCCGGCGCTGGACGTCTGCACAAGGGAATCCGTTGCTAACGCTCTGCTGGACATGGTTGTGCAAGGTTTGAGTCCTGCAAAGACACAATGCTATTTCATTGTGTACGGTAATAAGCTTCAGCTCAATCGTTCCTATTTTGGAACGCAGGCCGTCCTTAAACGTTTGTCCAACATTAAAGATATTTGGGCGAACGTGATTTACCAAGGTGATGTGTTTGATTACGAAGTGGCCGGCGGCCGCGAACGGCTCGTAAGGCATGAGACGAAATTTGAAAATCGGGACAATGAAATTCTCGGAGCTTACGCAGTCGTGCAGACCATAGATGATGAAAAAATACTTACTGTCATGACCAAGAAGGAAATCGAGTCATCATGGAGTCAAACGAAAACAGGTCAAGCAGTTCACAAGAAGTTTCCGCAAGAGATGGCTAAGCGGACGGTGATTAATCGTGCAGCTAAGGCCTACATTAACACCAGTGACGACAGTGATCTGTTGGTCGATGCGATTAACAGATCGACTGAAAACGAGTATGACGACCGTATCGATGTCACTCCTGAGGAATCTGTTAGGGCCGAACTGGTCGAGAACGCCAATCGCCAACCGATTGACGTCACGCCACCGGATGCAGTTGAGTCTGATCCGCCACCGCCTGAGCAACCCAAGCAAACGGGAACTGGAAGAGGACGTAAGTCTTCGGAAGTTCCACCACCGATTAATACAGACGAACTGGAGCTTGATTTCTGA
- a CDS encoding MBL fold metallo-hydrolase, which translates to MIDILPMASSSAGNAYRVTDGQTMLLLEAGLAYKEIQRALHFKVTQLAGCLITHEHGDHSRAAKDLMRAGVSIYTSEGTSDALGLFGHRLRPVKAHTQLTIGTWTVMPFDVEHDAAEPLGFVLANTAGDKLVFLTDSYYSRYTFSEITHLMVECNYALDIVNRRVDAGELHPAQKRRLLQSHFGLDNVKDMLRANDLSRLREVWLLHLSDSNSDAERFKREVQEITGTVVHVAQR; encoded by the coding sequence ATGATCGACATCCTTCCGATGGCGAGCAGCAGCGCGGGCAATGCCTACCGGGTAACCGATGGGCAGACCATGCTGCTGCTGGAGGCAGGGTTGGCGTACAAGGAGATTCAGCGAGCGTTGCACTTCAAGGTGACGCAGCTCGCTGGTTGCCTGATTACTCATGAGCACGGTGATCACAGCAGGGCAGCAAAGGATTTAATGCGCGCTGGCGTGTCAATCTACACGTCAGAGGGTACGTCTGATGCGTTGGGCTTGTTCGGTCATCGTCTTCGCCCTGTCAAGGCTCACACGCAGCTCACAATTGGCACATGGACGGTGATGCCGTTTGATGTGGAGCATGATGCTGCTGAGCCACTGGGCTTTGTGTTAGCTAATACGGCGGGGGACAAGCTCGTGTTTTTGACCGATAGCTACTACAGCCGTTACACCTTCAGCGAGATCACCCATCTTATGGTCGAGTGCAATTATGCGCTCGACATTGTCAATAGGCGGGTGGATGCTGGCGAGCTCCACCCAGCGCAGAAGCGCCGGTTGCTTCAGTCACATTTTGGCTTGGACAACGTCAAGGACATGCTGCGTGCCAATGATCTGAGCCGTCTACGCGAGGTCTGGTTGCTACACCTAAGCGATTCTAACAGCGATGCCGAGCGCTTCAAACGCGAGGTACAGGAGATCACTGGGACAGTCGTACATGTGGCGCAGCGATGA
- a CDS encoding replication protein: MPVDSSVNPQPTDAHIRISHEIHRELIRRKFTQRQRDIIDFILTLSWGCGKPSAIIPMLKHFELCGIRKEHIRKELTGLVEMNVILWEEQMNVFQVNKYYDLWKVESVDRFDVVKMNDLIAMNIEMKTPNLTKPVTEKVTQLPKRQPSRVTKKVTQLPKKQLLLVTKKVTELLKRQLDGYQKGNYPVTKKVTLMRNFSCNDAVCGSSKTIIKAIIKKRTTTTTTTTRTSSSKKDYSFGNVFKAYEQNFIAGGKVTEFDVEEFSALFDDYGGEWLLQAMRDAFRQGPDKRNLAYVGGVLKGYRDRGSPYKRSAEGGHSVAAGRPKSLRQQQIDDLDKLIEEEEKKRGTR, encoded by the coding sequence ATGCCGGTGGATTCCAGCGTTAATCCTCAGCCAACAGATGCACACATACGAATATCGCATGAAATTCATCGAGAATTGATCCGCAGGAAGTTTACTCAGCGACAGCGTGACATTATCGATTTTATACTCACACTGAGTTGGGGATGCGGAAAACCATCGGCGATCATTCCTATGTTGAAGCATTTTGAGTTGTGTGGCATTCGCAAGGAGCACATACGTAAGGAACTCACAGGACTTGTAGAAATGAACGTGATTTTGTGGGAAGAACAAATGAATGTGTTCCAAGTGAATAAATATTATGACCTTTGGAAAGTTGAGAGTGTTGATAGATTTGATGTAGTGAAAATGAATGATCTCATTGCCATGAATATTGAAATGAAGACTCCTAACCTAACAAAACCAGTTACCGAAAAAGTAACTCAGTTACCAAAAAGGCAACCGAGCAGAGTTACTAAAAAGGTAACTCAGTTACCAAAAAAGCAACTACTTCTAGTTACTAAAAAGGTAACTGAGTTACTAAAAAGGCAACTGGACGGTTACCAAAAAGGTAACTATCCAGTTACTAAAAAGGTAACTCTAATGCGCAATTTTTCCTGTAATGACGCGGTTTGTGGGTCTTCTAAAACAATTATTAAAGCAATTATTAAAAAAAGAACTACAACAACAACTACTACAACAAGGACATCGTCCTCCAAAAAGGATTATTCCTTCGGCAATGTTTTCAAAGCTTATGAACAGAATTTCATAGCTGGGGGAAAAGTCACGGAATTTGATGTTGAGGAGTTTTCAGCCCTTTTTGATGACTATGGTGGTGAGTGGCTGCTGCAAGCAATGCGAGACGCATTTCGTCAGGGTCCTGATAAACGGAACCTTGCCTATGTCGGCGGAGTGCTGAAAGGATACCGGGATCGAGGTAGCCCATATAAGCGATCCGCAGAGGGAGGTCATTCTGTCGCGGCTGGTAGACCAAAATCACTCAGACAACAACAGATAGACGATCTGGATAAACTCATCGAGGAGGAGGAAAAAAAGCGTGGAACTCGTTGA
- a CDS encoding DUF6906 family protein yields MKNGKRPTRRQQELIKSAGWNPDNWLVVKHLPTEMHLVHRDEGTTKVIWI; encoded by the coding sequence ATGAAGAACGGCAAGCGCCCGACACGGCGCCAGCAGGAGCTGATCAAGTCGGCCGGTTGGAATCCGGATAACTGGCTTGTGGTTAAGCACTTGCCGACAGAGATGCATTTGGTGCATAGGGATGAGGGTACCACAAAGGTAATTTGGATATAG